A region of the Bryobacteraceae bacterium genome:
GTGGCTGCGGCTCGGATGGCGCAGCTTGCGCAGCGCCTTGGCCTCGATCTGCCGGATCCGTTCCCGCGTCACCGCAAACGCCTGGCCCACCTCTTCGAGCGTGTGCTCGCTGCCATCCTGGAGGCCGAAGCGCATCTTGATGATCTTCTCCTCGCGCGGACTCAGCGTCTTCAGCACCTCGGCGGTCTGCTCGCGCAGATTCAGGTTGATGACCGCTTCCGAAGGCGACACCATCCGCTTGTCCACGATGAAATCGCCCAGGTGTGACTCTTCCTCTTCGCCCACCGGCGTCTCCAGCGAGATCGGCTCCTGCGCCACGCGCAGCACCTTGCGCACCTTCGCCACCGACATGTCCAGCCGCTTGGCCAGCTCCTCGGTGGTCGGCTCGCGCCCTAGCTCCTGCTGGAGCATCCGCTGCGTCCGCACGATCTTGTTGATCGTCTCGATCATGTGCACCGGGATGCGGATCGTCCGCGCCTGGTCGGCGATGGCGCGCGTGATGGCCTGGCGCACCCACCAGGTGGCGTAGGTCGAGAACTTGTAGCCGCGGCGGTAGTCGAACTTGTCCACCGCCTTCATCAGCCCGATGTTGCCCTCCTGGATCAGGTCGAGAAATGCCATGCCGCGGTTGGTGTACCGCTTCGCGATGGAGACGACCAGCCGGAGGTTCGCTTCGATGAGCTGCTTCTTGGCCGCGTCCGCCTCTGCCTCGCCCTTTTCCGCCATCGCCAGCGTCCGCCGCAGCTCGGTGCAGGTGGCCCCGAAGGAGTGCTCCAGGCCGGTGAACTTCTGCGTGGCCGCCTTCAGCTCTTTTTTGAGCTCGCGCGCCGCCGGCGAGCCCTGCGCCGCGGCTTCCTCGATGGCGCGCTGGAGCCGCGCGATCTCTTTCTCAAGCGGCGCAAGCTGGTCCACTGCCGCGCGCAGCCGGTTCGCCAGATGGCGGTAAATGGCCGAGCTGAGCTGCATCGCTCGGATCTGGCGCGAGATCGTGATGATCAGCCGTCCCAGCTCCCACCGCGTCGCCCGGTACTGCTTCATCTTCGTCCGCGGCATCGCAATCAGCTTGTTGCGAAGCTGCTGGACCTTTTTCACGTTCTTTGCCAGTTGCTCCACCTGGAGGTCGAACTCGCTCTGGAAGTGGTCCAGCTCTTCGTCGGCTGTCATCAGCTCGGGCGAGGCAAGCACGTCGCGCAGGCTGCGCTTGCCCTCGCGCACCTCGCGCGCGATTTCCAGAATCTCGCGCATGATGAGCGGAGATCGGGACAGCGCCCGCATCGCCACTTTCTGGCCGTGTTCGATCCGCTTGGCCAGCTCGATCTCGCCCTCGCGCGTCAACAGGCTCACCGCGCCCATCTCGCGCAGGTACATCCGCACCGGGTCGTTGGTTTTTTCGGAAACGTCGCCGTAATCAGCCTCGGAAAATTCGTCTTCCTCAGCTTCTTTCCGCTCGTCGATCCGCGGCTCTTCCAGCAGGTCGACGCCCGCCTCATCGAGCCCGGCCAGCAGATCGTCGAGCTCGGGACCGCTCGTCAGCTCCTCGGGCACGAGCTCGGCCACGTCGTCGTAAAGGACGTAGCCCTTCTCTTTGCCCAGATCGATGAGCTTCTGGAACCGGCTGTAACGTCCCTCCGTCGCCACGGTGACCTCTTTTCGACTACGACCCCTTGTTCGGCGTCTTCCTATCCTACACCACGGCACGGATCCGCATCGCGTTCACGCGCGGCCGATCCGGCCCAGTTCTTCCAGCAACCGCATGGCCGTTTCCGCATCGCCGGCGCGCTCGGCGTCCTGAATCCTGCGGCGCAGCTCGCCGCGCCGCGCTTCCCTTTCCGCCGCCGCCAGCTTGCGCACACAGGAGACGGCGAGTTCGGTCGTATATTTTTCTTCCAGCGTGTCGTCGGCCAGCGTCAGCCAGGCCAGCCGCTCGCGGTCCGCATCGGCGAGCCGCGCCTCCACGGCCTGATACGTGACCGGCTCGCCGGCTTCCACCATCCGCCGGATCGTTTCAAAAATCCCATGGGAGGCCGAACGCCCGAGCACGCTCAGCTCTCCCAACACCGGCGCAATCTCGGCCCGCGCCTCGGCGTCGTGCAGCAGCGCGTGCAGCAGCAGCACCTCGTTCGGATCCGGCACCGGCTGCTCCTTCTTCGGCGCCGCCCGGCGCCGCTCGGCCGCCGCCTTACGGAATTCATCGAGCACGATGTCCGGCTCCATGCGGAGATATTCGGCCACGTCGTTGGCCACGGCCAGCCGGTCCAGCCGGTCCGGCATCCGCTGGATGGCCGGCAGCAGGAACTGGAACGCCGCCACGCGGCCCTCCGGCTTGCGCAGGTCAAAGCGCGCGCGCGCGCGGTCCGCCAGCCAGTGAAAATAACTGCGCGCCGACGCGAGCGCCCGCCGGTAGGCGTCGGCACCGTGGGCGCGGATGTATTCGTCCGGATCCATGCCGCCGCCAGGCTCCAGCACCTGCACGCGCACGCCTTCCTCAAGCAGCACCGGAATGTACTTCTCCGTCGCCGCCGCCCCGGCGCGGTCGGCGTCGAAATTCAGCACCACTTCCGGCGCATGGCGCCGCAGGCTGCGCACCTGAAGAGGCGTCAGCGACGTGCCGCACACGGCCACCACATGGCGCACGCCCGCGCTCCAGACGCCGATCGCGTCCATGTAGCCTTCCACGAGCACCGCGCGTCCTTCCTCCTCGATCGCCTTCCTCGCCCGGTTCAGGTTGTACAGGATCTGTCCCTTCCTGTATATCGGCGTCTCCGGGCTGTTCATGTACTTCGGCTCCTCGCCTTCGGCCAGGGCGCGCCCGCCGAAGCCCACCAGCTTGCCGGATTCCGAGTGGATGGGAAACATCAGCCGCCCTCGGAAACGGTCATAAAAGCCCGTCCCGTCGTTGCGGCGCAGCACCAGCCCGCTCTCTTCCATCAGCTCATGCGAAAAGCCGGCGCGCTCGAAGGCGCGCACCAGCATCTGGCCGCTGCGGTCGCTCAGCCCCAGCCCGAACTCCTGCGCCGCGGACCGGCTCACGCCGCGCCGCTCCAGATAGTCCCGCGCCTCGCGCCCCGCGGCCGAATCGAGCAGTTCCCCAAACAGCCGTGCCGCCAGCTCGTGCATTTCATACAGCGCCGCCCGCCGGCGCGTCTCCTCGTCGCCGTGGCCAGCCTGCTTCGGCAGCGGAATCCCGTTGCGTTCAGCCAGCAGCTTCACCGCTTCCCAGAAGGTGAGCCGCTCGATCTCCATGACGAACTTGATCACGTCCCCGCCCGCGCCGCAACCGAAGCACTTGTAAAACTGGTGCGTCGAATGCACGCTGAACGACGGCGTCTTCTCCGGATGAAAGGGGCACAGCCCGGTGTAGCGCGGCCCCGCGCCGGCCCGCTTCAGCCGCACATATTCGCCCACCACACGGACAATATCGACCGAGGATTTCAGTTGCTCGATGAAGTCCATGGCCGCCCTTGTCCCCGTCGCTCTCCCATTATCCCGCCGCGCCACGCCCCGGAGCGTTGCCTTCAGCGCTCCGCACCATAGACGGCCACCAGCGCCTTCGACAGGCCCAGCACGCGCTCATGCAGGATTCGCGCCCCGGGAAACAGCGCCTGCATCGCGCCTTCATCCAGCAGGCGCACCTCCTCGACGCAATGCCGCAGGAAATACTCCTTGCGGTCCGCCGGCAGGCGCGAAACAAGCGCCCACAGCGAGGCGCGCGGCACGATTACGCGCTGCCAGCGGTGCGGCAGCCAGTGCACCAGCGGCGTGTACAGGTGCGGCTCGACGGGAAAACGCGCGTCCGGCGTCTCGATGAAATACCGCTTTCCCGTCCGCCGCACCTCGCCCGCAAAGCGTTCCATCGCCTCCTGCGAGCCGAGATGCTCGATCACCGAATTGCTGAAGACGAGATCGAAGCAGCGGTCCGGGAACGGCAGCGCCGTGCCATCTCCGCAGACGACATCGACGCCCGGCGGCGGCTTCTCCACCGCCCGCGGCGTGTTCAGCAACACCAGCCGCGGCCGCACCGGACACAGCTCCCAGATGGCCGGCGTGCCGCCCACGTCCAGCACCAGCCAGTCCGGCCGGATGTCGAACAATCCGGCCAGCATCAGCATCCGCTTCCGCCGGAAGTGCCGGCCCACGCGTTCGAGCGCGCGCAGCGCGTCCATGTCCCGTAGTGTAAGGGGGCCGGGGCTCAGAGATTTTCGTCCAGCCGCTCGGCCAGCTCGCGGAAGTAGGGATGCCGCGCTTCGCTCTTCAGTTTCGCTACGAACTGCTCGGCCCAGCGCAGGTGCTCGTTTTCGAACTTCTCGAGCACGTCGGCCGGCTCGCCATCGGCCAGCAGCTTGGCATAAAACAGCAGCAGCAGCCCCAGATGGTCCGCCGGCTCGTTCTTCGCCGCCGGCTCAAACCCGTAGCGGCGGTACCAGGCCAGCGCCCGGTGGTGCGAGTCGCCAAAGAGTTGCGGCGGCTTGCCTTCCTCCTGCTCGTAAACCGACTGCCACAACGGACACGGCGATCCCTGCGGATTGAAAAAGAGCCGGTAGTATTCGATGGCCGCCTCCTGCTCTTCGGGCGGCTTCAGCAGCCCCTGGCCCAGTTCGGCGTACAACTGGGCCAGGCGCTCGCGCATTTCGCTCATAAGGGTTCAATACTACAGACGGCATCCATGATGCAGGAGGAGCCGCCGTAGTTGCCCGCCGCCACGAAATCGTCGATGGAGGCATCGGGGATCAGGTCGCCGTCCCGCGCGCCGACGCCGCCGGCCAGGCTCAGCGCCCGGGAGACGTGGCCGAAGCCATGCGCCACCATCACCACGTCGGGCGGCACCGTCTCGCTCAGGTGCGCCGGCAGCTCGATCTGGCCGGCACGCGACCGCACCAGAACCTTTTGCCCTTCGGCGATCCCGTGCTTTTTCGCCAGCGCCGGGTTGATGATGGCCGCGTTGGTCGGGAACATCTCGTGCAGGATCGAGTTGTTCTCGGTCGTGTTGCGGCGGTGAACCGCCGGAATGAAGGTCATGTAGTAATAGGGATAGTGCTCGTTGGGCTGGTCCCGCTTCGGAATCCACTTCGGCAGCGGATCGGCGCCCTTGGCCACAAACTGCGGCACGTAAATCTGGCACTTGCCGTCAGCGCCCGCCACGCTGACAAAGGTCGTCCGCGGGACAAAAGGCTGCGGCTTTTCGACCAGTCCCTTGGCGGCGAAGTCGGCGAAGTTTTCGCCCAGCCCGGCGCGCCTCACTTTCTCGTCGAGCAGCGTCGAAGGGTTGATCCAGCTCCCGTCCGGCGTCTTGAAGTAGTCCGGGCAGAGCCGCTTGCCGAGCTCGATGGCCACATACGCGATCGACTTGGCTTCGAAGATCGGGGCGGAGACGGCCTTCCGCGCCACCGTCTGCGGATACTTGGCGATGTAGTCCCGCGCCACCGCGTCGTTGCCTTCCAGGTACATCGCCGAAGGCAGAACGATGTCGGCCAGCGTCACCGTGTCGGTGGGCAGGAAGTCCATCACCACGGTGAAATCCACCGTCTTCAGCGCCTCCACCATCTTCAGCGGGCTGGGGAAGCCCAGGATGGTGTACGCGTTCCAGAAGGAGAATTTGATCATGCCGGGATACTTGTTCAGCATCCCGTCGGCCAGCGTGGAGAAGATGCCGGCATCGACCTCATTCACCAGCGGCAGCTTGTCGCGCCCGTCCACGCGCCGGCCCTTCTTCGGCGGGTACGCCGGCGGAGGATAGATGGCGTCGACTCCCGGAATGCTGTGCATCCGCGGGAAGTAGCGGCCGCCCGGACGGTCAATCGTTCCGGCGAGGATGTTCAGGATCGAGATCGCATGCACCAGTTGCGTGCTGTTCATGTAATTGGCGCACAGGCTCTTCTTGTGCGCCGGGGCGATCGCCGGCCCGTTCGAGGCAAACTCGCGCGCAATGCGGCGGATGACGTCCGCCTTCACCCCGCTGATCTGCTCGGCCCATTCCGGCGTGTACTGGGCAAAATGCGTGCGGATTTCCGTCTCGTACTTGCCGAAATTCGTGTAATTGTCGACAAATTCCCTGTTGTACAGGTTCTCGCTCAGGATCACCTGGATCATCGCCAGCGCCACCGCCAGATCCGTGCCCGGCTTGATGGTGATCCACTCATTGGCGAACCGGCTGGTGGCCGTGTAGTTGGGCGAAAAATGCACGACCTTGGCGCCGTTTTCCCGGGCCTTGACAATGCCGGTGGCGTAGGCGAGTTTCGCCTTCGCCAGGATGTCCCAGCCGAACAGGAGAATGTACTTCGAGTTCTCGAAATCATTGCACCAGGTTTTTGCGCCCGTCGTGTACTTCTGGATGATCATGTCCGTCTGGAAGCACTCGTCCCGGTGGTCGACCCGGTTCACCACGCCCATTGCGTTCATGAAGCGCGCCCAGAGGTCCGGCGACGGCAGCGTCACAAAAAGCAGCGCTTCCGTGCCGTAGGTGTCAATGGTCTGCTTCATGCGGAAAGCGATCTCGTCGAGCGCCTCCTGCCACGAAATGCGCACCCAGCCGGGATCTTCATGGAGCCCCTTGCGGGGATTGGTGCGCTTCATCGGGTATTTCAGCCGGTCGGGGTCGTAAAGCTGCATCGCTCCCGCCGCGCCCTTGCCGCAGAGATGCCCGCCGCCGGAAACGTCCCCGGGCAGCCCCTCCAGGAAGCGCAACTTCCCGTCCTGCACCCACGCCTGGATGCCGCAGGCCGGCGAGCAGATGCCGCAGGCGGTCACGATCCGCGTCATCCCCGCAGGCGCGCCCGATGCGCGCTGGAAATAGTCCTCAAACGCGCCCAGCGCCGCCGGCGCCCCAGCCAGCCCTGCGCCCGTCGTCTTCAACCAGTCTCTTCTCGTCAGTGCCATGGCTGCCTCCTCTTTCACCCTTTCACCGGAAACGGATCCTTCACGAAGCGGATCTTCGGCCGCGTCTGCCGCGGCGGCGCGAAGTTCTCCGTCGTCTCCGAACCCTTGCCGCGGATCTCATCCCAGGGGCCGTATTTCAGCGCCCCGGTCGGGCACAGGGTCACACAGGCCGGATCCAGCCCCTGCTCCAGCCGGTCAAAGCACATCGTGCACTTGTCCATCTTCCGCGTCCGCAGATTGAACTGCGGCGCCCCGTAAGGACAGAACATGGCGCACTGCTGGCAGCCCACGCACTTGTCCTGGTCAATCAGCACCACGCCGTCTTCCTCGCGCCGCCAGATCGCCTTCACCGGGCAGACCTTCATGCACCATGCGTTCTCGCAGTGGTTGCACGCCCCGGTCAGCGACTGCTGCCGCACCTGGGGGAATACCCCCATCGTGTACACCCTCACCTGCCGGCGCCGCACCCCGACGCCGGTCTCCACCTGGTTCCACATCTTGCAGGCCGATTCACACGCCCTGCATTCGATGCATAGCTTTTCATCGATCAGCCAGCCGTATGCTTGCATAGAATGACTCCCGTCAGAGCAGTCTGAGCCGCTTCCGCCCAAGCAATTGCCGGCCCATTCAAGAGTATCAGGTCTTTTATCTCGGACTTGTGGACAACTTCAACACACGACGCAGGGCCAAGGGGATTTCGCGCAAAAATTGCACGATTGCTTCGCGCAAAATCCCCCATATGCAAAGTTTGCACTGCGTGCTGCTTCGCACTCTCAGATCGTCATCGCCAGAAAGCCCCCATCCACCCGGAGCAGCGCCCCCGTCACAAAGCTCGACGCCTTCTCCGAGGCCAGAAACAGCACCGCCCCCACCAGCTCGTGCGGCTCGCCGAACCGCCCCATTGGCGTGTGCCGCATGATGGCGGCCACCCGCTCCTCGGTCAGCAGCCTGCGGTTCTGCTCGGCCGGGAAGAACCCCGGAATGATCGCGTTCACCCGCACGCCCTTCTGCGCCCACTCCCGCGCCAGGAACTGGGTGATCTGGTTGACCCCCGCCTTGGCAATCGAGTAGGTGAACACCTTCGACAGCGGCGGCCCCGAAGACGCCGAGCTGATGTTGATGATCGACCCGCCCCGGCCCGGCTGCGTCATCCACGCCCCGAAGACCTGGCAGGCCAGAAACACGCTCTTCAGGTCCACGTCGAGGATCCGCTGCCACTCCTCCTCGCTGATCTCGAAAAATGGCGTCCCGCTGTTGATCCCGGCCGCATTGATCAGGATGTCCACCCGGCCAAGCGTCTCCAGGATCCGGGCGAGCGCCGCCTCCAGCTCCGCCTTCTTCGAGGCGTCCACGCGTAGGGCCAGCCCGCGGCGGCCCAGCGCCGCCACTTCGGCTGCCTTCTTTTCCGCCGCCGCTTCGTTGAAGTCCAGCACCGCCACGTCCGCCCCGGCGCGCGCCAGCCCCAGCGACATCTCGCCGGCCAGCACGCCTCCGCCGCCGATCACCGCCGCCACCTTCCCGGTGAGATCAAACAGATCCTGCACGGCCGCTGCCTCCCTTCGCTCCAATTCAGACATCGTAATCCCTTATATCATCGCAGCCCGCGCCCTGGTGCGGCCAGGACCTTCAACACAAAAATGAAACGCAGGTTTCTTTTTTGTTTCCGTATTGACCTCGTGTGCAAATCGTGATTAGATAATCTGGCACGCTGCGGCGCCTGTGGCCGCAGCTCCAGGGAGGTCTTTTACAGCATGCTGAAACGCTTCGTAATGGGGTTCAGCCTCGCCCTGCTGTTCCCCGCACTGCTTGCCGCCCAGGAATCCCGCGGCGCCATCACCGGCCGGGTCACGGACCCGCAAGGGGCCGTCGTCCCCAACGCCCAGGTCGCCGTGACCAATACACAGACGAACGAAACCCGCCGCACGGTGACCAATGAAACCGGCTACTACGAGGTCAACTTCCTCGAGCCGTCCACGTACACGATCACCGTCGAAGCGCCCGGCTTCAAGCGGCTGGTCCGCTCCGGCATCACCGTCAACGTCAGCGCCCGCCTCGAGATCAACCTGTCGCTCGAAATCGGCGCGGTGGCCGAAACCGTCCAGGTGACCGCCGAGGCGCCGCTGCTCGAGACGACCACCGCCAGCGGCGGCCGCGTCCTCGACCAGCAGCAGCTCATCAACCTGCCCTTCTCCGACCTGAACCCGTTCGCGCTTTCCGCCCTCGCCCCGGGCATGCAGTGGACCGGCCAGCCTGAATACCGCCGCCCCTTCGATAACGCCGGCACGTCCTCGTTCAACACGATGGGCGGCGTCGGCCAGAACGAGTACACGATCGATGGCATGACCGTGGTCGGCTCCGGCCGCCGTGTCGGCTTCGTTCCGCCGGCCGACTCGATCACCGAGTTCAAACTGGAAACGGCCAACTTCGACGCCAGCCAGGGCTTCACCTCGGGCGCCG
Encoded here:
- the rpoD gene encoding RNA polymerase sigma factor RpoD; the protein is MATEGRYSRFQKLIDLGKEKGYVLYDDVAELVPEELTSGPELDDLLAGLDEAGVDLLEEPRIDERKEAEEDEFSEADYGDVSEKTNDPVRMYLREMGAVSLLTREGEIELAKRIEHGQKVAMRALSRSPLIMREILEIAREVREGKRSLRDVLASPELMTADEELDHFQSEFDLQVEQLAKNVKKVQQLRNKLIAMPRTKMKQYRATRWELGRLIITISRQIRAMQLSSAIYRHLANRLRAAVDQLAPLEKEIARLQRAIEEAAAQGSPAARELKKELKAATQKFTGLEHSFGATCTELRRTLAMAEKGEAEADAAKKQLIEANLRLVVSIAKRYTNRGMAFLDLIQEGNIGLMKAVDKFDYRRGYKFSTYATWWVRQAITRAIADQARTIRIPVHMIETINKIVRTQRMLQQELGREPTTEELAKRLDMSVAKVRKVLRVAQEPISLETPVGEEEESHLGDFIVDKRMVSPSEAVINLNLREQTAEVLKTLSPREEKIIKMRFGLQDGSEHTLEEVGQAFAVTRERIRQIEAKALRKLRHPSRSHRLRVFLERMTRD
- a CDS encoding formate dehydrogenase; this encodes MALTRRDWLKTTGAGLAGAPAALGAFEDYFQRASGAPAGMTRIVTACGICSPACGIQAWVQDGKLRFLEGLPGDVSGGGHLCGKGAAGAMQLYDPDRLKYPMKRTNPRKGLHEDPGWVRISWQEALDEIAFRMKQTIDTYGTEALLFVTLPSPDLWARFMNAMGVVNRVDHRDECFQTDMIIQKYTTGAKTWCNDFENSKYILLFGWDILAKAKLAYATGIVKARENGAKVVHFSPNYTATSRFANEWITIKPGTDLAVALAMIQVILSENLYNREFVDNYTNFGKYETEIRTHFAQYTPEWAEQISGVKADVIRRIAREFASNGPAIAPAHKKSLCANYMNSTQLVHAISILNILAGTIDRPGGRYFPRMHSIPGVDAIYPPPAYPPKKGRRVDGRDKLPLVNEVDAGIFSTLADGMLNKYPGMIKFSFWNAYTILGFPSPLKMVEALKTVDFTVVMDFLPTDTVTLADIVLPSAMYLEGNDAVARDYIAKYPQTVARKAVSAPIFEAKSIAYVAIELGKRLCPDYFKTPDGSWINPSTLLDEKVRRAGLGENFADFAAKGLVEKPQPFVPRTTFVSVAGADGKCQIYVPQFVAKGADPLPKWIPKRDQPNEHYPYYYMTFIPAVHRRNTTENNSILHEMFPTNAAIINPALAKKHGIAEGQKVLVRSRAGQIELPAHLSETVPPDVVMVAHGFGHVSRALSLAGGVGARDGDLIPDASIDDFVAAGNYGGSSCIMDAVCSIEPL
- a CDS encoding DMSO reductase subunit B, yielding MQAYGWLIDEKLCIECRACESACKMWNQVETGVGVRRRQVRVYTMGVFPQVRQQSLTGACNHCENAWCMKVCPVKAIWRREEDGVVLIDQDKCVGCQQCAMFCPYGAPQFNLRTRKMDKCTMCFDRLEQGLDPACVTLCPTGALKYGPWDEIRGKGSETTENFAPPRQTRPKIRFVKDPFPVKG
- a CDS encoding D-mannonate oxidoreductase; protein product: MQDLFDLTGKVAAVIGGGGVLAGEMSLGLARAGADVAVLDFNEAAAEKKAAEVAALGRRGLALRVDASKKAELEAALARILETLGRVDILINAAGINSGTPFFEISEEEWQRILDVDLKSVFLACQVFGAWMTQPGRGGSIINISSASSGPPLSKVFTYSIAKAGVNQITQFLAREWAQKGVRVNAIIPGFFPAEQNRRLLTEERVAAIMRHTPMGRFGEPHELVGAVLFLASEKASSFVTGALLRVDGGFLAMTI